Genomic segment of Apium graveolens cultivar Ventura chromosome 7, ASM990537v1, whole genome shotgun sequence:
AATTTTTTGTCAATATTTTCTTTCAATTATCTCTCTGAaggttttggtgttcctttgGTCCGGAGAATTATGGGGAAGGTGGGGATATATTACCCAGCCGAAGATATCGACTAAACACTCGGAACCGAGCCCCTAGACCCCAATCCATGCGAGGTTGTACATGTCATTTTATAGTGAAGCAATTGTATGCACGACAACATCTTGCATTAATAATATACAATGATAGGCGCCACGTAAATAAAGCTGGATTCGTCTGCCATGGGCCACTTGACAGAGATGCAATTGGACACGGGGCCAAAAAAATCCCATATATATGCAATGAGATCCAACAGCAAACTATGTCAATGATTTATCTTGGCATTCCTGAGGAGAATGTGGTGGAGAAGCACATTGAGGGGATCCAGAGGTACTGTGGTTCCAATGCGAAAGTAGATAGACTTGCTTCACAGTATGTCCATAAACTAGGGATGATCATAAAGCGCTCTACACATGAGTTGGATCTTGATGATAAGGCTAGTGTTCGATTATGGGTTGAGCGTAACAAGAAATCTGTTTTCGTTTACCAAGATGCTTCAGAGACTGATCCTTTCATCTTGGGGATTCAAACTGAATGGCAACTCCTACAAATGATACGTTTTGGGCATCGCAGTCTAATAGCAGCTGATTCAACATTTGGTATTAAGAAACTTAAGGTACTCAAACCGATCCTGTTGGTTTATAAATTTTCCTTGATTATTTATACTCATGATCTTTTTGAATGGCAGTATCCCTTGTGTACACTTCTTGTGTTTGATTCACGGCAACATGCACTCCCTGTTGCATGGATCATCACTCGTAGCATTGCCAAGTTTGATGTGTCTAAATGGATGAAAGCTCTAGTAGATCGTGTTATTGCTGTCGAGCCGGGATGGAAGGTCAGTGGGTTCTTGATTGATGATGCAGCAGCAGAGATTGATCCGATAAGGCATGTTTGCTATACCTTTTACTGGTTTCTGTTTGGGTATAAATCTATAAACTGATTCACTAATGTCATAATTTCAGGGAGTCTTTTTCATGTCCCGTGTTATTTTCACTCTGGCGTGTTCGTAGATCATGGTTGAGGAATATTGTTAAAACATGTACTAATATAGAAGTTCAGCGAGAAATTTTTAAACGACTTGGACAGGTAGCATACAGCATTTGGAATGGAGCGGATTCTTTTATTGCTCTGAATAAATTCACCCAAGATTTTGTTGATCAAACCGCTTTTATGAAATATTTTACTGCTACCTGGGTTCCTAAGATTGGTTAGTTCTCCTTCTCTCCCTTCCCCCTCCCTTCCAAAGATAATTGCTCAATTCCAACTATTTAGTTTCACTAGTTACTTTGTCCATTTTGTTCTTGTAGAAATGTGGCTTAGCACGATGAAAAGCCTCCCACTAGCAAGCCAGGAGGCATCAGGTGCTATAGAAGCATATCATGTGAAGTTAAAAGTCAAATTGTATGATGACTCTCATCTTGGTGCACTCCAGAGAGTTGATTGGTTGGTCCACAAGTTGACGACGGAATTGCACTCAATTTACTGGCTTGACCGATATGCAGATGAAAGTGATTCTTTTCAAAATGTCAAGGAGGAATATGTAGCTTCTACATCCTGGTATCGTGCAATGCAAATTCCTGATACTGCTGTTACCTTCGATGATAAGGATCACCTCTTTGCGAAGGTTTTGAGCCAAAAGGAGAGAAGCATGAAACATGTCGTGTGGAACCCGGGGTCTGAATTTGCGTTCTGTGACTGTGAGTGGTCGTTACAAGGCAATCTTTGCAAGCATGTTATCAAGGTCAATATGATTTGTGAAAAATGTCAAAGCTACCAGAATTCTATGTCATTTCAGTCTTATAGGGAGATTCTAGCAAATCTGTATAAGAAGCCAATGGATGGTTCGATTTCTCTGGATCTGTCGATGGCCTGGACGCAGCAGATGCTTGATCAAATACAAAAACTTGTTGAACTTAATAATGCAACTGATATTGGCAGTGTAGTAAATAATCTGCCATTAAAATGGGTTGCTAAGAAAGGTAGAACATTCACCGGCAAGCCACATTCCACACTTGCATTGCCATATGATACGGAGAATGCACCTGCACCTAAAAAGCATCGCAAGAGAAGGAGACTGTCACGTTTAGGGTGACTCGTGAAAACCACCCAATAGTTGATCCACAAGTGTATCCAACTCTGTTTCTTATTGGTTTACTAAAATAATCCGGAGTTCCAATTCCAGTATACAATTTAATCCTTCTTGCGTAAAGTAGGGGTTAGTTTTCACCAGCAGACACCCCGGGCAAGTgtagaacttctacctttcctgtaGCTTTTATCATCTGGATATGGTTGTTGCTTCTGTTATTACTATATCATTAGATATCTGTCTGCAGACTTGCTCTCATTTTTGTTTAAGATTAACATCTCAATGTCAAGTATCTGTTCTTAGggatattttttttaaaaaaaatctttacATTGTCAGGAAAACAGTGTAAAGGTAGACTGGCCCCTGTTCcgatattttttaaaattttgcaTTAAAGGTTTATGTAAGCAATCTTGGTCTGCTGATTCGCATTTCGGATTCGTTCTAGGCAACTGTTAATCTGTTATCATGTCATGTAGCAATATATATAAGTTGTGGGTATACTTTCTTTTTGTTGTTAACAAAAGCAAGTCTATTCTGTAGAGGCAGACTCTGTTTTGTTTGAATTGAGTCCTGTGCAGCTGGCCTCTTTTGAGACAAGAGTAAAAGGTTTGTGAAGCAATCTTTTAGGACAGTTGCTACATGTAACACTCACAGTACACAACTAACTTTGAAAATGCCTGAAGTATATAATTCACTGTTCTTGATATTTTTTCGATGTTTTGTAGGTTGTTAAGCTgatttatacaaatgttttaatATAGCCTTTTTTTTAGGAATACACTATTTTTCACTGCCAGATAATGCAGCAGAACAGATTGTATGAATCACATATGCTGATTACAAACATGGTAGGTCCAAGAAAACCAAGTTCACCACACATTTACATAGCTAGCACAAGCAGAGTGGACCACTACAAGACCTTAACTTGCCAATGGGAGTGTGGAAATCTCACCTTATCCATCCTCCTCCACAACATATAATTTCATTTTGTAATGCCCTATCCATAAACCAAATAAACGAGCCACCACAACCCAATTATTGCAATCCAAACTTTGTAGCTCTTTCTGATCAAAATATTGCAGAATTTCGATACCAATGGCATCCATGAATTCTAGTGTGCTTGCATGCAGCTATGCTATAGCAGGTACCGGATCATCGGAACTTAGCCTGAGCCCTAAGTTTGTTTCAATGCCTTCCTTGGCTGCTAAAACACCAGTTATCAGGGCTCAGAGTGTTAAAGCTTCTGATTCTAGTGAATCACGAAACGACGGCAGCCAAGGAAGAAGGGCTGCACTTCTTTTCCTTGGAGCTGCTCTTTTCGCCACTGCTACTTCTTCTGCCAATGCTGGCCCAATCGAGGATGCACTCGAGAGATCGAAAACTAACAAGGTTTGCCATCATTTATTTGTGTTTGATCATGATCAGTAAGGACTGGTTATTGATGCACTTGACTTGTCTAGTTTGTATTGACAAACTGTATTTATGTTATTAAATTACAGGATTTGAATGACAAGAAGAGATTGGCCACAAGTGGAGCAAACTTTTACAGGGCATACACAGTGCAATTTGGTTCATGCAATTTCCCTTACAACTTCACCGGCTGCCAAGATCTTGCCAGGCAAAAGGTCAGTGCATACAGTAAAAATTAAccaaaaaaaatcaagaaaaatttagaaaaatagcATAACTGTTAACTGGGTCATGGCTAATATTGCAGAAAGTGCCTTTCATTTCTGATGACTTGGAGTTGGAGTGCAAAGGAAAGGACAAATACAAGTGTGGTTCCAATGTGTTCTGGAAATGGTGAAGCTTGCAAGTCCCTCTAGTCTCCACCTCCCTCATGTATCTTAAATTTAAATTAACAAGTAATAATATATTTCTTCTGTGATCTTTTTATGTGCCTATTCTATTTAGCACCTAACTCAAAGAAAATAAGAAATAGCAAAATAAATGAAAGAGAAGTCATAAGGTATCAAGGTTTTTAAGAGCTTCTTACTAATTATTGAAGAACAAGCAACATTTGGATATATATTTTAAACAAAGACTTTGCTTAGGCATGAAGAGCAGAATTTTTAAGATACAGCTGCAAAATTGATTTTGCCATCCACTTTGGCTGTCAAGGGTAAAAAAGATAGCTGATGAAAAAGGGGACATGGTTGTGCAAGAATGATATCAATAGACAAAACTAGAAGTCACTAAAAAAGTTCTCTATATATTCTGTCTTCAACCCAAAATCAAAGGCCTGTTTACAAAGTAACTACTTGTACATCCTTATGTTAACAGATAAACATTTAAAAATGGTCTTCcaaaaaacattttaaagaataaAGAACAATATTTTAGTCCAAATTCTATTCCCTGACCCCTGAGGTGCGTGTAAGCTTATGGGTAACAAACCCTGTGTCTCAGCATTGAGCAGCTATGTGCACATCAAGTGTCAAATATTGAATATAGCTGTATGCCTCAAGAACATGCATCATTCCTTGGCATTTCAGTCAAAGAGACGAAAACCTTTGAAACACGCCCATTCGGCCAATTTGCTCAAAGCAGATAACCACCACTGAAGCCATATTTCACGTGTCTGCAGACATTTGAACCATGTATCATCATATTCCCAAAGCACTCAAACTAATCAACACCAAGATGAAGAGCCATTGTTTTGTAATTCAGAACATGGTGGCGGATGAATTCCATCACTTGAGCCAGAAACAAATTCACAAGTCCACCTTGCAGATGGTGGCAGGCCTAGTATGCTAACATTCTTCATGCATATCCCTTCAAATGGTGCATTCACAATACCTTCAAGTAATGGGGCTTTGGATGAATTGAAGCTGACCACATTGCTAATAGATATACCCTTTACCTTTGGGAgagctttcaaatcccacttctcATCAGGATGGTCATCGGCACCTCTACTAAATCTTATAGGCACCTTAACTCTCTCCATTGTAATGTTGCTTATGGTGATATTTGCAATATATCCACCTCTCCCTTTATCTGTTTTTATTCTAATCCCAGCTGCTGAATTTCTCACATGCAAATCCTCCACTATCACATTTGAAATACCACCAGACATTTCACTACCAATTCCAACTCCAGAACACGTAGGCGTTGTGCCTGACACTCTGCGAACAATTATGTTTGAACTTGGACGAGACATAGCAATACCATATTGGTCCCAACCGCTCTTCACTGCCACAAGATCATCCCCACTCTCAATATAACAATCTTCAATGCATACATTCATGCTTGAATCTGTAAGTAGAAAAATCTGTTTAAGCCTTCGCTTGTGATCAAGCTCAATTTAACAAAATTAGAAATGTAGAATTGAGGACACCATCTGCAAAATTATTATTTCTAAACAATGTACCTGGGTCTATACCGTCTGTATTGGGAGCCTTTAGAGGAGCCAAGATTGTCATATCTTTTATCACTACATTACTGTAAGAAAGAATGACAACGTTTCAAATGTATAAACTTCAAGAGCATGCTTTTATAGTAAATACCAAACGTACAAGGTTCTAAAGTTGAAATTTTATCAGCATCATAATTCACTTAACAGATAGGATAACAATAGATCATTGCATTTAACAGAGCCCCTAATTGTTAAAATGATGTAATTCCCTAAATAAACAAGTCCTcaagcttgcttcttttccttcTGGAATGTAATACCATTTCACAGCTCATTTAATGCGGGTGTCAAAGTCAAGATAATACCCAATTTGTAACCTGGACACCATTTTCAATTAGTAATCCTATCCATTTATATTTTATAAGGACAAACGGTAAGGTATACAAATACAATTAGGAAGATTAGGCTCCACTCTCAAACAAGTTAATGATTTTTAATCATAATACTGCAGAAAAGGAACTTTAAATATTAACAAGTAGCAATGATTATTTCCACAAATCTTATAAAGTATATCATATCAAAATTGTGAGTGCAAGACAATATATCGGACCTGCAATAAACAGGATGGATGGTCCAAAATGGTGAATTGAGAAAGGTGAGATTATAAATGAGTATATTTTGTGAGTTCATCATTTCAACAAGGTGCCCTCTGGTATGTTCTAATGTCCTATTCCACCACAGTTCCCACCACATTTGTCCCTGACCGTCAATAGTGCCATTCTCCCCTGCAAACAAGCAGACTACTTAGCATAACATTTAGTACAAAATTGGTTTTACCATGAAGTAGGACACTCAACACCACAGTGTATACAcaagaaaatcaattttaatatagACAAAGAGATTAAAAGTATATATATTTTATCTCCGTTAGATGTAAATGCTTATACAAGATTTCTAAAAGCCACTTACAAATCTGTAAAAAGCAAAAGATTCCAATGAGAAGAGGCATATAAACATCAAAAAGCATCCATTGTGCAAATTCTAATCTTTTAGACCAAATATGTGAAAAAAAGGTGCCAGATTTAAGATTTACTTAATAATTAATTTGACCAAACCCAAGGATCCAGCAATCCAGTTATGATCTTATTGCCTAAAACACTAATACACTTTCCTCTTTTTGTAAAGTAAAAGATTATCACGCGTTTCTCGCCAAATGTTTGACTTTGTAGATTGTCTATAAGAGGTGGACCACAAAGCATAAAGAGAAAGTGAAAATATTAAATTTGTTGATTTTTTCATTCAATATGCCAAATGTAGTGCAGTGGAAGGCAAAAGGTTTATAATCAATTTATTCTAATAAAAGGGGCATGATGCCCTTCTGCTTACACATAAACAATTAGTAGGCCTAACATTAGAAGGTATGATTCCCTGCATCAAGATGATGCCCAAGATCTTCCTTCCCACTATCATTAGACTACATATTATTTAAGATCAACTATCTATTAGTTAATTACCAAAAAAAAGACTATCTATTAGTTGAGTACTTGACTTCCACAATCTCTAAAGACTCACTTCCTTTTAGGTTGTTTTATCTTTATACCAACTTAAATAAATTCAAAATGTAACTTCATAATCGTTTTAAAGTAATCATGTCCTTTCACAAGTCCATGGGTAAAACCATTTTTTACATGTTACTTCCCAGATGGGATATCTTGGTTATATATTAACGACAGCCACTACTCACCACCCCATTTCAAGAATCGGCGCTCTTCCACTTCCCAAACGgtataataatagtaataataatacaTCTTCACATACCCGTAATGACAACATTAGTGAGACCATCTCCATGAATAAGGCTTATATGTCTCCCTCCTAATCTTTCTCTCCCTCTTCCATAAGAAGGTAATGGTTCAATAATAGGCCACTCTTCTGGATTCTGCATTTGAGCATATGAATATTGTCACATGATCACATGACAAAATTTATGAAGTACAACACAAATATCAGGTGCAAACACACTTTCACACACGGGATTGAGATAGGTTACTAAAATACAATGTTAGAGCCAGATAGCAAAGACAAAGAACTGAAGAATAGGTCAGAAATGTAATTTAATGAATAACATGGAGTCGTGGACAAACACAAAACTTCAAAATACCATTTTTGACATAACACCTTAAATAACAAATACATTTTCATTGCCAGCAAATCATTTCTAGATTCTTCCAATGTCACAAACAAAGCTAATTAAACCTTCAATATAGACAAGAATATTTATATACACATCAAATTCAATAGAATATGCCTATCTGAAGGTCCAAAAGCTCTACTTTGCATAAGAGATAATAACAAAGCCAGTAAAAAAAGTGTATAACCCATCACAAGAAAACTATATACATATAATGCATCTATATACCTGCATACAACATTACTCAAACTACTCAAAATATGACCATTCAAAATCCAAAAGCTCAACTTTTAAAAAAGATCATAATAAGGCCAGTAAAAATAAGTAAAAACACATCAACCCATTGCAACAACATCAAATACACACACAAACATCTACACAACTGCATACAACATCACCCAAACCAATCAAAAACAGCCCACTTAAACTCAAAAACCTCAACTTTTTCAAAATCAAGAAACTTCATGAAAATgtaaaaaaatcaaaactttaCATGCCCCTCTTCAAGAAAAAGGGTAAATTTGCTCAAATAAATCAGAAAATGGCCACCAAACCTCAAAAATCCCAACTttattaaaatcaagaaaattcaagaaactGTAAAAAAGATCAAAACTTTACATACCTGAGACCCCAAAATTACAGCACCCTCTTCAAGAAAAAGGGTAAAATTACTAGTAAGATTAAAACTCCCAGTGACCCATCTTCCTCTAGGAACATTCAGCTGGGCCCCACCT
This window contains:
- the LOC141671426 gene encoding putative polygalacturonase; amino-acid sequence: MMDNEIPYTKRLMATMNTRPSWAFLLLLFTVVSILTLQIKNEKSVLPIWPVPGRVIGFSGRVKKPTCVGFFKNVPERKMVKSIKYFGGIGDGKTSNTAAFWRAMSFMGTWQEKGGAQLNVPRGRWVTGSFNLTSNFTLFLEEGAVILGSQNPEEWPIIEPLPSYGRGRERLGGRHISLIHGDGLTNVVITGENGTIDGQGQMWWELWWNRTLEHTRGHLVEMMNSQNILIYNLTFLNSPFWTIHPVYCSNVVIKDMTILAPLKAPNTDGIDPDSSMNVCIEDCYIESGDDLVAVKSGWDQYGIAMSRPSSNIIVRRVSGTTPTCSGVGIGSEMSGGISNVIVEDLHVRNSAAGIRIKTDKGRGGYIANITISNITMERVKVPIRFSRGADDHPDEKWDLKALPKVKGISISNVVSFNSSKAPLLEGIVNAPFEGICMKNVSILGLPPSARWTCEFVSGSSDGIHPPPCSELQNNGSSSWC
- the LOC141671427 gene encoding photosystem I reaction center subunit N, chloroplastic-like isoform X2 — encoded protein: MASMNSSVLACSYAIAGTGSSELSLSPKFVSMPSLAAKTPVIRAQSVKASDSSESRNDGSQGRRAALLFLGAALFATATSSANAGPIEDALERSKTNKDLNDKKRLATSGANFYRAYTVQFGSCNFPYNFTGCQDLARQKCLSFLMTWSWSAKERTNTSVVPMCSGNGEACKSL
- the LOC141671427 gene encoding photosystem I reaction center subunit N, chloroplastic-like isoform X1, whose amino-acid sequence is MASMNSSVLACSYAIAGTGSSELSLSPKFVSMPSLAAKTPVIRAQSVKASDSSESRNDGSQGRRAALLFLGAALFATATSSANAGPIEDALERSKTNKDLNDKKRLATSGANFYRAYTVQFGSCNFPYNFTGCQDLARQKKVPFISDDLELECKGKDKYKCGSNVFWKW
- the LOC141671425 gene encoding uncharacterized protein LOC141671425 — its product is MDITTSIFSIPVQDPKPKGEIFSSIDLHWTKFGSADRYDEVAVIPYERVDAFIDGESSNVECPTQFHIERGRKRVNGSLQNKEYKNDEYLEYRMFWCSFGPENYGEGGDILPSRRYRLNTRNRAPRPQSMRGCTCHFIVKQLYARQHLALIIYNDRRHVNKAGFVCHGPLDRDAIGHGAKKIPYICNEIQQQTMSMIYLGIPEENVVEKHIEGIQRYCGSNAKVDRLASQYVHKLGMIIKRSTHELDLDDKASVRLWVERNKKSVFVYQDASETDPFILGIQTEWQLLQMIRFGHRSLIAADSTFGIKKLKYPLCTLLVFDSRQHALPVAWIITRSIAKFDVSKWMKALVDRVIAVEPGWKVSGFLIDDAAAEIDPIRHSFSCPVLFSLWRVRRSWLRNIVKTCTNIEVQREIFKRLGQVAYSIWNGADSFIALNKFTQDFVDQTAFMKYFTATWVPKIEMWLSTMKSLPLASQEASGAIEAYHVKLKVKLYDDSHLGALQRVDWLVHKLTTELHSIYWLDRYADESDSFQNVKEEYVASTSWYRAMQIPDTAVTFDDKDHLFAKVLSQKERSMKHVVWNPGSEFAFCDCEWSLQGNLCKHVIKVNMICEKCQSYQNSMSFQSYREILANLYKKPMDGSISLDLSMAWTQQMLDQIQKLVELNNATDIGSVVNNLPLKWVAKKGRTFTGKPHSTLALPYDTENAPAPKKHRKRRRLSRLG